One window of Alteromonas sp. LMIT006 genomic DNA carries:
- the ftsB gene encoding cell division protein FtsB, with the protein MQQKHIINFALLILLVLLQHRLWFGKHSIPDLWAGQAKVAERQLQNANLAQRNRLLAADIADLKIGLEAIEERARNELGLIKEGETFYRILPSEQ; encoded by the coding sequence GTGCAGCAAAAACACATTATTAATTTTGCTTTGCTGATTTTACTGGTCTTGCTACAGCATAGGTTGTGGTTCGGTAAGCACAGTATTCCCGATTTGTGGGCAGGGCAAGCAAAGGTCGCTGAGCGTCAGTTGCAAAATGCGAATTTAGCACAGCGCAATCGACTTCTTGCAGCGGATATTGCGGATCTTAAAATTGGTCTCGAAGCGATTGAAGAACGCGCCAGAAACGAATTAGGCCTTATCAAAGAGGGAGAAACGTTTTATCGCATTCTCCCATCAGAACAATAA
- a CDS encoding BadF/BadG/BcrA/BcrD ATPase family protein, with product MASNHPPIIAIDGGGTSCDAALFIQNTCIDKVVTGPANVYVDPSRAQQNIVAAVSELASRHDLGLDQILVSGGCAGMGIATAQQEMQKWQSPFCRLALTTDVHVASLGANLGADCHTIIVGTGSCALTLHQGELTQTGGHGCLLGDDASGAWLGQELLRYCLLASDGLTETSELIEAGFAFIGTRQAAEIVSRYHTLDSAILATLAPLVFEHVGEDELANHLVAQGVDYLVHLHGHLDAQMALPSFAYGSIWNAYKKCNIEELTVLQTPLSDPLHGAYLYGLSAFGFQS from the coding sequence ATGGCCTCTAATCATCCCCCAATAATCGCCATCGACGGTGGTGGCACGTCATGTGACGCAGCCCTTTTTATTCAAAATACATGCATAGATAAAGTGGTGACAGGACCGGCTAATGTGTATGTCGATCCTTCTCGAGCACAACAAAACATTGTCGCAGCGGTCAGTGAACTCGCGAGTCGTCATGATTTGGGGCTCGATCAAATCCTAGTTTCAGGAGGTTGCGCTGGAATGGGGATCGCAACGGCTCAACAAGAGATGCAAAAATGGCAATCGCCATTTTGTCGGTTAGCGCTTACTACAGATGTGCATGTTGCCAGTCTTGGAGCTAATTTAGGCGCAGACTGTCACACTATCATCGTTGGTACAGGTTCTTGTGCACTCACCTTACATCAAGGAGAGTTGACGCAAACAGGCGGGCATGGGTGTTTATTAGGCGATGACGCCTCTGGGGCATGGTTAGGTCAAGAGTTATTACGTTATTGCTTGTTGGCCAGTGATGGCCTTACCGAGACGAGTGAACTCATCGAAGCAGGATTTGCCTTTATCGGTACACGCCAAGCAGCTGAAATCGTCTCTCGCTATCACACTTTGGACAGTGCTATCTTGGCGACACTGGCGCCGCTTGTGTTTGAGCACGTTGGTGAGGATGAGCTGGCCAATCATTTGGTGGCACAAGGTGTCGATTATTTGGTGCATCTGCACGGTCATTTAGATGCTCAAATGGCACTGCCTAGTTTTGCCTATGGCAGTATTTGGAATGCTTATAAAAAGTGCAACATTGAGGAGTTAACGGTCTTACAAACACCTTTATCCGATCCACTTCATGGCGCGTATCTCTATGGGTTATCTGCATTTGGATTTCAGTCATGA
- the nagA gene encoding N-acetylglucosamine-6-phosphate deacetylase, protein MKIRAHNLLLDNEFVTEQTVHIESGKIIDIYPSRNEAVEHDVHYLVPSYIDLQVNGGGGVLLQEDVKASDILKVVSAHSKFGSGFILPTLITNSYLAMQQCADAVIQAREQTSAVLGVHFEGPWLAKAKKGIHLEQHIRAPSDAELALISDVQLGKVLITLAPETVPVDVITDLVARGVVISLGHSNATHEQVLAAIEAGASGFTHLYNAMSGLQGRNPGMVGVALGEESTFAGLIVDHHHVSPYAVRLAYQNKSFQRLCLVTDAMAHVGSSNDVLPYFDTQITQRDGKLTTPDGALAGSCLTMHEAVLNMHRDIGVSFEHSVIMASRTPANWLGLYEYGRIGIDVSANLLGINSELVITSHWRDGVLVE, encoded by the coding sequence ATGAAAATTCGTGCGCACAATCTGCTATTAGATAATGAGTTTGTCACAGAACAAACCGTACATATAGAATCTGGCAAAATCATCGATATTTATCCTAGTCGTAACGAAGCTGTCGAGCATGACGTGCATTATTTGGTGCCAAGTTATATCGATTTGCAAGTCAATGGTGGTGGTGGTGTATTATTACAAGAAGATGTGAAGGCATCTGATATATTAAAGGTTGTGAGTGCTCACTCTAAATTTGGTTCTGGATTTATATTGCCGACCTTGATCACGAATTCTTATCTTGCAATGCAACAATGCGCTGATGCAGTGATCCAGGCCAGAGAACAAACCAGTGCAGTGCTTGGCGTGCATTTTGAGGGGCCTTGGTTAGCTAAAGCAAAAAAAGGGATCCATCTTGAGCAACATATTCGTGCACCATCGGATGCTGAGCTTGCTTTGATTTCGGATGTTCAGCTGGGCAAAGTGCTCATTACTTTAGCCCCAGAAACCGTTCCTGTTGATGTGATTACCGACTTGGTGGCACGAGGCGTTGTTATCAGCTTGGGGCATTCTAATGCCACCCACGAACAAGTATTAGCGGCTATTGAGGCTGGAGCTTCGGGTTTTACGCATTTATACAACGCTATGAGTGGCTTGCAAGGGCGGAACCCGGGTATGGTAGGGGTCGCATTAGGCGAGGAGAGTACTTTTGCCGGGCTCATCGTTGATCATCATCACGTAAGCCCTTATGCCGTTCGCTTGGCATATCAAAATAAATCATTCCAACGTTTGTGTTTGGTCACCGATGCGATGGCGCATGTTGGTTCATCAAATGATGTTCTACCGTATTTTGATACTCAGATTACGCAACGAGATGGAAAACTCACGACCCCTGATGGGGCTTTGGCTGGATCTTGTTTGACCATGCATGAAGCCGTTTTGAATATGCATAGAGATATCGGGGTATCATTTGAGCACAGTGTCATTATGGCGTCACGTACTCCTGCAAACTGGCTGGGATTGTATGAGTATGGACGAATAGGTATTGATGTGAGTGCAAATTTACTTGGAATAAACAGTGAGTTAGTCATTACTTCTCATTGGCGTGATGGAGTGTTAGTTGAGTGA
- the fadA gene encoding acetyl-CoA C-acyltransferase FadA, which produces MKEVVVIDCIRTPMGRSKGGVFRNVRAETLSAHLMTALLKRNPEVDPVEIEDIIWGCVQQTKEQGFNVARNAQLLTDIPRSTAAVTVNRLCGSSMQALHDAAKGIMLGQGDVYMVGGVEHMGHVPMDYNIDLNTQLNRTTAMASGSMGLTAELLGKQNGISREMQDEFAARSHQRAHQAHLESRWDKEIVPIEGHDANGVLTLVTHDEVIRPETTVETLAGLRPVFDPANGTVTAGTSSAISDGASAMLLMSADRAKALGLTPRAKIKAMAVSGCDAAIMGFGPVPATKKALQRAGMTMADIDIAEFNEAFAAQALSCIKQLGWLEQYDEKVNQNGGAIALGHPLGCSGARISTTLINVMEQQGHNVGLATMCIGYGQGIATIFEKM; this is translated from the coding sequence ATGAAAGAAGTCGTCGTAATCGATTGTATTCGTACCCCGATGGGTCGTTCTAAAGGTGGTGTATTTCGCAACGTTCGTGCAGAAACACTGTCTGCTCACTTGATGACAGCATTACTTAAACGCAACCCAGAGGTGGATCCAGTTGAGATTGAAGATATCATTTGGGGCTGTGTGCAACAAACCAAAGAACAAGGCTTTAATGTTGCGCGAAATGCACAGCTATTGACAGACATTCCTCGTTCAACGGCTGCGGTCACGGTAAATCGTCTGTGCGGTTCCTCTATGCAAGCACTGCATGACGCCGCGAAAGGTATCATGTTAGGGCAAGGCGATGTCTACATGGTCGGTGGTGTCGAACACATGGGTCATGTGCCGATGGACTACAACATTGATTTGAACACCCAGCTTAATCGCACCACGGCAATGGCCTCAGGCTCGATGGGCCTTACCGCTGAGTTACTTGGTAAGCAGAACGGTATTTCTCGCGAAATGCAGGATGAATTTGCTGCGCGTTCGCACCAGCGAGCGCATCAGGCTCATCTCGAAAGCCGTTGGGATAAAGAAATTGTGCCGATTGAAGGCCATGACGCCAATGGCGTTCTAACACTTGTTACACACGACGAAGTGATTCGTCCTGAAACGACGGTAGAAACCTTAGCTGGTTTACGCCCTGTGTTTGACCCAGCCAATGGTACGGTCACAGCTGGTACGTCTTCTGCTATTTCAGATGGAGCATCGGCCATGTTGTTGATGTCGGCTGATCGCGCCAAAGCCCTAGGCTTAACCCCTCGCGCTAAGATCAAAGCAATGGCCGTATCGGGTTGTGATGCCGCAATCATGGGTTTTGGTCCAGTACCCGCGACCAAGAAAGCCTTGCAGCGTGCTGGGATGACCATGGCTGATATCGATATTGCCGAGTTCAATGAAGCCTTTGCTGCACAAGCTTTATCTTGTATTAAGCAACTTGGTTGGCTTGAGCAATACGATGAGAAAGTCAACCAAAATGGTGGCGCGATTGCTTTGGGGCACCCGTTAGGTTGCTCAGGTGCGCGGATCTCTACCACGCTCATCAATGTGATGGAGCAACAAGGTCACAACGTTGGCCTTGCAACCATGTGCATTGGTTACGGACAAGGTATCGCAACAATCTTTGAGAAGATGTAG
- the fadB gene encoding fatty acid oxidation complex subunit alpha FadB — protein sequence MYQGTNITVRLHDDGIAECVFAAAGSVNKFDQTTLAEFDAATQAIKADAGVKGVLVRSDKAAFIVGADITEFSSAFEQDEATVLGWVAKSAQIFDRFEDLSVPTIAAINGFALGGGCEMTLACDLRIADTTASIGLPEVKLGLMPGFGGTVRLPRIIGADTAMDWMSTGAPRTAEKALEEGAIDAVVAPEQLIESAKQMLHDAIAGNIDWQARRNRKLSPLPMGANEKAMCFNVAKGMVFAKVGKHYPAPHVMVNTVEAAASLERDGALALENKGFVQLAKTDAAKAQIGIFLADQLVKGKGKKLAKQATKQVKQNAVLGAGIMGGGIAYQGAVKGVPSVMKDINTEALDLGLTTAAGILEKGMQRGKVTPKKMAATLNNITPTLDYSAIAHADLVIEAVVENPKVKGIVLAETETHVADDAIITSNTSTISINQLAESLQKPERFCGMHFFNPVHRMPLVEIIRGEKTTDETIAAVVAMALTMGKTPIVVNDCPGFLVNRVLFPYFAGFSQLILDGADFVAVDKIMEKQFGWPMGPAYLLDVVGIDTADHASSVMAEGIPERMQKIENDPVSLMYNANRLGQKNGVGFYDHGKDKRGRPMKTPAQVAIDMIAEHAAPTKTFDAEEVIARLMIPMANESIRCLEEGIVASAAEADMALLYGIGFPPFRGGIFRYIETMGLQNFVDLADKYAHLGPIYQISDGVREMAATGQSYFTA from the coding sequence ATGTACCAAGGTACGAATATAACCGTACGCCTACACGACGATGGAATCGCAGAATGTGTTTTTGCTGCCGCAGGATCCGTCAACAAATTTGACCAAACGACCTTAGCCGAGTTCGACGCTGCTACTCAAGCCATCAAAGCCGATGCTGGTGTCAAAGGTGTTTTGGTTCGTTCAGATAAAGCCGCCTTCATTGTTGGCGCCGACATCACCGAATTCTCGAGTGCCTTTGAACAAGATGAAGCAACCGTCTTGGGGTGGGTAGCAAAGAGTGCTCAGATTTTTGACCGTTTTGAAGATTTATCTGTTCCAACCATAGCTGCAATCAACGGTTTTGCGCTTGGTGGCGGGTGTGAAATGACCTTAGCCTGTGATTTGCGAATTGCGGATACCACCGCGAGCATTGGCTTACCCGAAGTGAAGCTAGGACTTATGCCGGGCTTTGGTGGCACCGTGCGTTTACCTCGAATCATTGGCGCAGATACTGCGATGGATTGGATGAGCACTGGTGCACCTCGCACAGCAGAAAAAGCCTTAGAGGAAGGAGCCATAGACGCTGTAGTTGCCCCAGAACAGCTTATTGAAAGCGCCAAACAAATGCTGCACGATGCCATCGCAGGCAACATCGACTGGCAAGCTCGTCGCAATCGTAAACTGTCTCCACTGCCAATGGGTGCGAATGAAAAAGCTATGTGCTTTAATGTCGCCAAAGGCATGGTGTTTGCCAAAGTTGGGAAGCATTACCCTGCCCCTCACGTCATGGTGAATACCGTGGAAGCCGCAGCAAGTCTTGAACGAGACGGTGCGTTGGCATTAGAAAATAAAGGGTTTGTGCAATTGGCCAAAACCGATGCCGCGAAAGCACAAATTGGCATCTTCCTCGCCGATCAATTGGTGAAAGGAAAGGGTAAAAAACTCGCTAAACAAGCCACCAAACAAGTCAAGCAAAATGCCGTATTGGGCGCTGGTATCATGGGCGGAGGCATTGCTTATCAAGGTGCCGTCAAAGGCGTGCCATCGGTGATGAAAGACATCAACACCGAAGCGCTGGATTTAGGTTTGACTACAGCCGCAGGCATCCTTGAAAAAGGCATGCAACGCGGCAAGGTTACGCCTAAGAAAATGGCGGCAACCCTCAACAATATTACACCAACGTTGGATTACAGTGCGATTGCCCATGCCGATTTGGTGATAGAGGCGGTTGTTGAAAACCCGAAAGTCAAAGGGATTGTATTAGCCGAAACCGAAACACATGTGGCAGATGATGCCATCATTACTTCGAACACATCGACGATTTCTATTAATCAATTGGCTGAATCACTGCAAAAGCCAGAGCGTTTTTGCGGGATGCACTTCTTTAACCCCGTGCACAGAATGCCTCTCGTTGAAATCATTCGCGGTGAAAAAACCACAGATGAAACGATCGCAGCGGTTGTTGCCATGGCCTTGACCATGGGCAAGACGCCTATCGTGGTCAATGACTGTCCTGGATTTTTGGTTAACCGAGTGCTGTTCCCATACTTCGCTGGTTTCAGTCAGCTGATTTTGGATGGCGCGGATTTTGTTGCTGTAGATAAAATCATGGAAAAACAATTTGGTTGGCCTATGGGGCCCGCCTACCTATTGGATGTCGTAGGCATTGATACCGCTGATCATGCTTCAAGTGTCATGGCAGAAGGTATTCCTGAGCGCATGCAAAAAATCGAAAACGATCCTGTGTCTTTAATGTACAACGCTAATCGCTTAGGCCAAAAGAATGGTGTTGGTTTCTACGATCACGGCAAAGACAAACGCGGTCGCCCAATGAAAACGCCCGCACAAGTCGCGATTGATATGATTGCCGAACACGCCGCACCCACTAAAACGTTTGACGCTGAGGAAGTCATTGCACGCTTAATGATCCCTATGGCTAATGAATCCATTCGCTGTTTGGAAGAAGGTATTGTGGCGAGCGCTGCTGAAGCTGATATGGCTCTGTTATACGGCATCGGATTCCCGCCATTCAGAGGCGGTATCTTCCGTTATATTGAAACCATGGGCTTACAAAACTTCGTTGATTTAGCAGATAAATACGCGCACTTAGGTCCGATTTATCAAATTTCAGATGGTGTGCGCGAAATGGCCGCCACTGGCCAATCATATTTCACCGCTTAA
- the pepQ gene encoding Xaa-Pro dipeptidase, which translates to MKDIAVLYPAHIAHLQQVTKEALTREGLDGLVIHSGQQKRMFLDDNHYPFHVNPQFKAWCPVVDNPNCWLVVDGVNKPKLIFYRPDDFWHKVPPEPNDFWTSEFDVVLLADANQVEKHLPFDKTRFAYIGEYVEVAKALGFENVNPDKALHYLHYHRAVKTEYELACMRKANQIALAAHASAEAAFRDGASEFDINLAYLKTARQGDNQVPYSNIVALNENSAILHYTVLETQSPAESRSFLIDAGASFHGYAADITRTYATAENDFANMIKAVDALTLRLADTLKPGLSYVTVHELAHDGIAQILHDFGIVNLSPQEIVETGISKTFFPHGIGHFLGLQVHDVGGHVHDDRGTPNPAPDAHPFLRCTRTIEAGHVYTIEPGLYFIDSLLAKLKGTPGSAYINWDRVEEFKPFGGIRVEDNVIVHVSYNENMSRPN; encoded by the coding sequence ATGAAAGATATCGCCGTTCTATATCCTGCGCACATAGCGCATTTACAACAGGTTACCAAAGAAGCCTTAACCCGTGAGGGCCTCGATGGTTTAGTGATCCATTCCGGTCAACAAAAGCGGATGTTTTTGGATGACAATCACTACCCATTCCACGTTAATCCACAATTTAAAGCATGGTGTCCCGTGGTGGATAATCCGAACTGCTGGTTAGTTGTGGATGGTGTGAATAAGCCGAAGTTGATATTTTATCGTCCGGATGATTTTTGGCATAAAGTACCGCCAGAACCAAATGATTTTTGGACCTCTGAGTTCGATGTTGTATTACTCGCAGATGCCAATCAGGTCGAAAAGCACCTGCCGTTTGATAAAACACGCTTTGCTTATATTGGAGAATATGTTGAAGTTGCTAAAGCGCTTGGTTTTGAAAATGTAAATCCAGATAAAGCACTGCATTATTTGCATTACCACCGTGCAGTGAAAACGGAATACGAACTCGCTTGTATGCGCAAAGCTAACCAGATTGCACTTGCCGCGCATGCCAGTGCAGAAGCCGCTTTTCGTGATGGTGCTTCAGAGTTTGATATCAACTTGGCGTATCTCAAAACCGCTCGCCAAGGGGATAATCAGGTTCCGTATTCAAACATCGTTGCACTCAATGAAAACAGTGCAATATTACACTACACCGTATTAGAAACGCAGAGCCCAGCTGAATCTCGAAGTTTTTTGATTGATGCGGGGGCATCTTTTCACGGCTATGCAGCAGACATTACTAGAACCTATGCCACAGCTGAAAATGATTTTGCCAACATGATAAAGGCCGTTGATGCGTTGACGTTGCGCCTAGCCGACACACTCAAACCTGGGCTGTCGTATGTGACTGTCCATGAGTTAGCACATGATGGGATTGCTCAGATATTACATGATTTTGGTATTGTGAATCTGAGTCCGCAAGAAATTGTGGAGACTGGCATTAGCAAAACGTTTTTTCCACATGGGATTGGGCATTTCTTAGGGCTACAAGTGCACGATGTAGGCGGTCATGTACATGATGATCGCGGTACCCCAAATCCAGCACCTGATGCCCACCCATTTTTGCGCTGTACTCGCACTATAGAAGCTGGGCACGTGTATACCATTGAGCCTGGATTGTATTTTATCGATAGTTTGTTAGCAAAATTAAAAGGAACGCCTGGTTCTGCATATATCAATTGGGATCGAGTAGAAGAGTTCAAACCCTTTGGGGGGATCCGCGTCGAAGATAACGTGATTGTACATGTTTCGTACAATGAGAATATGTCTAGGCCGAACTAG
- the ispB gene encoding octaprenyl diphosphate synthase, translated as MSLSQITELAQADMRAVNELIQVQVASDVSLVNQLGFYIVNSGGKRLRPLLTVLAARALNIENTQHHTLAAIIEFIHTATLLHDDVVDDSKLRRGRETANAMFGNEASVLVGDFLYSRAFQMMVTLDSMQVMQILSDATNEIAQGEVMQLMNVNDPDTTEASYMAVIYSKTARLFEAATQLAAVITRQDERVQVALQEYGKHLGTAFQLVDDILDYTANANDMGKNVGDDLAEGKPTLPLLYAMWHSDEATQTIIRNAIEQGNGLANFDLILEAMNQTGALDYTMSIAKTEAERAIKHLNVLPESPYKDALIGLAHIAVERDL; from the coding sequence ATGTCTTTATCCCAAATAACTGAGCTCGCACAAGCGGATATGCGAGCGGTCAATGAGTTGATCCAAGTACAAGTGGCAAGTGATGTAAGTTTGGTGAATCAATTGGGGTTTTACATCGTTAATAGTGGCGGTAAACGCTTACGTCCTTTGTTAACCGTACTTGCGGCTCGCGCTCTCAATATCGAGAACACTCAACATCACACTCTAGCAGCCATTATTGAGTTTATTCACACTGCGACATTATTACACGATGATGTCGTGGATGATTCGAAACTGCGTCGTGGCCGTGAAACAGCCAACGCCATGTTTGGGAATGAAGCCAGTGTTTTGGTGGGAGATTTTTTATATTCTCGTGCCTTTCAAATGATGGTCACGCTGGATTCAATGCAAGTCATGCAGATCCTATCTGATGCCACTAATGAGATTGCTCAAGGCGAAGTCATGCAGTTGATGAACGTCAACGACCCTGACACCACTGAAGCCTCTTATATGGCTGTCATCTACTCCAAAACTGCACGTTTATTTGAGGCCGCGACACAGCTTGCCGCAGTAATTACGCGCCAAGATGAACGTGTACAAGTTGCTTTGCAAGAGTACGGTAAGCACTTAGGTACGGCGTTTCAACTGGTTGATGACATTCTCGATTACACTGCCAATGCCAATGATATGGGCAAGAATGTGGGTGATGATCTCGCTGAGGGTAAGCCTACCCTACCACTTCTTTACGCAATGTGGCACAGTGATGAGGCAACCCAAACCATCATTCGCAATGCCATTGAACAAGGCAATGGCTTGGCTAATTTTGACCTTATACTTGAAGCAATGAACCAAACCGGCGCGTTAGATTACACCATGAGCATTGCGAAAACTGAGGCTGAGCGAGCAATTAAACACCTCAATGTTCTACCAGAATCACCTTACAAAGACGCTTTAATAGGTCTCGCGCACATTGCAGTGGAACGAGACCTGTAA
- the rplU gene encoding 50S ribosomal protein L21 — translation MYAVFQSGGKQHRVAEGQTVRLEKIEVAPGDSVEFDNVLMVSNGDDVKIGTPVVANAKVTAEVITHGRGDKVKIVKFRRRKHSRKQQGHRQWFTEVKITGINA, via the coding sequence ATGTACGCGGTTTTCCAAAGTGGTGGTAAACAACACCGTGTGGCTGAAGGCCAGACCGTTCGTTTGGAGAAAATCGAAGTTGCTCCAGGTGACTCGGTAGAATTCGACAATGTATTAATGGTTAGCAATGGTGACGATGTTAAAATCGGTACCCCTGTAGTTGCTAACGCAAAAGTAACTGCTGAAGTGATTACTCACGGTCGTGGCGATAAAGTCAAAATCGTCAAGTTCCGTCGTCGTAAGCACTCGCGTAAGCAGCAAGGCCATCGTCAGTGGTTCACAGAAGTGAAAATCACTGGTATTAACGCATAA
- the rpmA gene encoding 50S ribosomal protein L27, whose translation MAHKKAGGSTKNGRDSESKRLGVKRFGGQSVLAGNIIVRQRGTKFHPGNNMGIGRDHTLFALSDGKVQFDVKNNKKVVSIVAE comes from the coding sequence ATGGCTCACAAAAAAGCTGGTGGTAGTACCAAAAACGGTCGTGATTCAGAAAGTAAACGTCTTGGCGTTAAGCGTTTCGGCGGTCAATCTGTATTAGCGGGTAACATCATTGTTCGTCAGCGTGGTACTAAATTCCACCCTGGAAACAATATGGGTATTGGCCGTGACCACACGTTATTTGCATTATCTGACGGTAAAGTTCAGTTTGATGTTAAAAACAACAAGAAAGTGGTTAGCATCGTAGCTGAATAA
- a CDS encoding glutathione peroxidase: MSALHLPNSEGQPVPECQWPVRINDEWQTLDSKAIFENRTVVVFSLPGAFTPTCSSTHLPRYNQLAKLFNAHGVDEIVCISVNDTFVMNSWLADQEAENITMIPDGNGEFTDKMGLLVDKSAIGFGKRSWRYSMLVVDGVIKKMFIEPDVPGDPFEVSDADTMLKYLAPDAIVPQAASLFTKPGCPFCDKAKTLLTEKGFEYEEIVLGRGATLTSLKAVTGRETVPQVFIGGKHIGGSDDLEAYFA, translated from the coding sequence ATGAGTGCACTACACTTACCCAATAGCGAAGGACAACCCGTACCAGAGTGTCAATGGCCGGTGCGTATAAATGACGAATGGCAAACCTTAGACAGCAAAGCCATATTTGAGAATCGTACCGTTGTCGTGTTTTCATTACCTGGCGCTTTTACTCCGACGTGTTCGTCAACCCATTTACCTCGCTATAACCAGCTTGCCAAATTATTTAATGCGCATGGTGTGGATGAGATTGTGTGTATCTCAGTCAATGATACCTTTGTCATGAACTCTTGGCTGGCTGATCAAGAAGCCGAAAACATTACCATGATCCCAGATGGCAATGGCGAATTCACCGATAAGATGGGCTTACTTGTAGACAAGTCAGCGATTGGTTTTGGCAAGCGTTCATGGCGCTATTCTATGTTGGTGGTTGATGGCGTTATTAAAAAGATGTTCATTGAACCAGATGTACCAGGAGATCCTTTTGAAGTATCTGACGCCGATACCATGCTCAAGTATCTTGCGCCGGATGCCATTGTTCCACAAGCCGCATCGCTATTTACTAAGCCAGGTTGCCCATTTTGCGATAAAGCCAAAACGTTACTGACAGAGAAGGGGTTTGAATATGAGGAAATCGTGTTAGGACGAGGTGCTACCCTTACCTCACTGAAAGCGGTCACTGGTCGTGAGACCGTACCTCAGGTCTTCATTGGTGGTAAACACATTGGTGGCAGTGACGATTTAGAAGCCTATTTTGCATAA
- the cgtA gene encoding Obg family GTPase CgtA: MKFVDEAEIRVEAGDGGNGTIGFRREKFVPKGGPDGGDGGDGGSVYLVADENLNTLIDFRFERFHRAERGQNGQGSNCTGRGGADLEIKVPIGTRATDTETLEVLGDLLQHGQRLKVAQGGFHGLGNARFKSSTNRAPRQKTNGTPGEIRNLKLELMLLADVGLLGLPNAGKSTFIRSVSAAKPKVADYPFTTLVPNLGVVRQDAQRSFVIADIPGLIEGAADGAGLGIQFLKHLERCRILLHMVDVLPVDQTDPVESAKAIVAELEKYSPKLASKPRWLVCNKIDLMLPEEAEVLCASIAEALGAEKHFQISAFQKMNTDELCRDIMEFIESLPPEEIVEEDEEVEFKWDTYHSEVLESHSDNEWDDDDWDDDEDDHPNVVYTRE; this comes from the coding sequence ATGAAATTTGTAGATGAGGCGGAAATCCGCGTTGAAGCCGGTGACGGTGGTAATGGTACAATCGGCTTTCGCCGCGAAAAATTCGTGCCCAAAGGTGGCCCTGATGGAGGCGACGGTGGTGACGGTGGTTCAGTGTATCTCGTTGCCGATGAAAACCTCAATACGTTGATTGATTTTCGCTTTGAGCGCTTTCATCGCGCTGAGCGTGGGCAAAATGGCCAAGGCAGTAATTGTACCGGTCGCGGTGGAGCTGATCTTGAAATCAAAGTCCCAATTGGTACTCGCGCAACCGATACCGAAACCTTAGAAGTACTAGGTGATTTATTGCAACATGGACAGCGCTTAAAAGTCGCACAAGGCGGCTTTCATGGTCTAGGTAATGCGCGCTTCAAAAGCTCAACCAACCGAGCACCGAGACAAAAGACCAATGGCACGCCTGGTGAAATTCGCAATTTGAAGCTGGAGTTGATGTTGTTAGCTGATGTAGGGCTTCTTGGTCTGCCTAACGCCGGTAAATCAACCTTTATTCGTTCTGTCTCAGCGGCCAAACCCAAAGTGGCTGACTATCCATTTACCACATTAGTCCCTAATTTAGGTGTTGTCAGACAAGATGCTCAGCGCAGTTTTGTTATTGCCGACATTCCAGGGTTGATCGAAGGTGCGGCAGATGGTGCTGGCTTAGGTATTCAGTTTTTGAAGCATCTTGAGCGTTGTCGAATCTTATTGCACATGGTCGATGTGCTGCCTGTTGATCAAACTGATCCAGTTGAGAGTGCAAAAGCAATCGTTGCTGAGCTAGAAAAATACAGCCCGAAACTTGCCAGTAAACCGCGTTGGTTAGTGTGCAACAAGATTGATCTGATGCTACCGGAAGAGGCTGAAGTCTTGTGTGCATCCATTGCCGAAGCCTTGGGTGCTGAAAAACACTTCCAAATTTCTGCATTCCAAAAGATGAATACCGATGAGTTGTGTCGTGACATTATGGAATTCATCGAATCTTTACCACCAGAAGAAATCGTCGAAGAAGACGAAGAAGTCGAATTTAAATGGGACACGTATCACTCAGAAGTACTCGAGAGTCACTCGGATAATGAGTGGGATGACGATGACTGGGATGATGATGAAGACGATCATCCTAATGTGGTGTACACCCGCGAGTAA